DNA from Cottoperca gobio unplaced genomic scaffold, fCotGob3.1 fCotGob3_193arrow_ctg1, whole genome shotgun sequence:
TATctataaagtatctatctatcataccatatattatattactaacTTGCACCTTATACTATAATTCATATCCCATACATTGTCATAATTGAccacattataatgtattatgttCATGTTACTGATTTCTGTATCAttctatttcatattttaaataaatatctatattaAGAAAGGCAAACACCAAGCCTCTTGATACACtgagggcttttattgtgaaggcgTGTAGTAGCCTCTTCGGGCAGTGACGTCCTTCCTGTTGTGCCACTCAGCTGAGACGTCACTGAAAGCTTGTCTCCTTTCAACCGTTCACTTACTGTCAACACTTCCGTTACCGACTCGAAAACTACCTGTCTACACTCTCCGAAGTATCTACAGCTGTTGTGTGTACGCGTCACATCGCCGGACGTTGTTGTTCATCTGTTTGTCGAGACTTTCGTCGCCATATCTGCCCCCACCGGAGcgtgctaacgttagctcagcgGCTAGTCACCATTTACTCTTTAAGGGAAGAATCAATTAATCGACATTTGTGTAATCATGGATCAAATAGCAGTAGAAACGCGAAAGGTAAGAATATCCATTGTGTActtgtcttcttctgttgtgTCTTGTACATGGTGGTTAACTGCACGAAGGTAAGTCACTTAGCAACCTAGCCTGCTAGCTTTAGCTTCTGCTAGCTTTAGCTTCTGCTAGTTCTCCAACATGGCCTCTTTGGCAGTCTTCTCCTTAAAAGGCCGACATTAGCTCGCTGTGAGCGGACAGATCAGTCCGCAGCTGCCGGTGTTCCGGTCACCGGGTGGTGTTCCGGTCACCGGGTGGTGTTCCGGTCACCGGGTGGTGCTGTGATTGGAGATATGATGCACAAGTTGCACCCAAAAATAAACTGTTCTGTGCGATAATGACGTCACCGAAGATGCTAGCTACACGTTATAGCTTTTTTAATTGAACGAATACAAATTATATAATAATCTcatagagaatatatatatatatatatatatatatatatatatatatatatatatatatatatatatatatatatagaagcatgtataaataaaagctCAGACATGTCTGAACTTGTCCAGCTGTGACTCACTGAGTTAATTAGTGACTTTATACTAAAGTCTGAAGGGGATTATTATTAAAGCTACTTTTAGTTTTTACCACATTACCTTAATAATTACACTCGCACATCTTTATATTTTGGCCTCTTTTTACCACATGATCACCGGTTTGTacacttttatatttcatttcaatataaatatatatatatatttatattatatttaatggtAGCGGCGAGTAAAATGTGTGACTTGTAGCTCTGGTGAACTACATGTACAAACAgctgccagtttattaggtacacctggtTTAATACAGAGCTACATGTTCAGTATTCAGTAGTTTAGTTAATTAATTGCCCTCCTGTAGTTAATCTGTCATTTCTtactattttgacattttaggctcaaatgacaaaatacatcAGTTGAAAGTTATAATGTTCTGATCTTATTTAAAGCGCTGTTGATTCTTTATACTTGTTGAGGATGTGCATTCAGGATTATTTAGTCGCTGCTCGTGGTGCACGGTGGACACAGTATCTGAACCTCATATGACCCCGAGCAGTGAAAGCTTTGTGCTGATGTCAGAGGCTCGTTATTTAGACGTGAATTCATATGATCAGagtttaaataatgtgtttgttttgttttttttcccagagCCCGTGGGGTTCGGTGGCCCCGGCGCCTCCGGCCTGCTCTCTGACTGAGGTGATGAGCGAGCAGCTGGCCaatcagctggaggaggagggacacGCCTTGACTACACTGGCGGAGTAAGTTCTCACCTGTGACAACACGTTGTGTAAAGGTGAACCTGTACACAAAGGTTAGGTGTGACACTGATGATGCCTCCGTGCGGTCAGAATCTGTACATTACTCCTCGGGTCCTCACCTGAGCTCCGTCTACCTGCCCTGACGCAGAGCGCTGCAGGGAGGACGTGTTTTTCTAGGCCGATCGTGAAGTCGgcatcgcactggttccctcgacaaaaagccaaCGAGATGTTTCCAATAAGCAGAACGTTTCTGATATTTACACGTTAGTTCAGCAGATAATCTCCacgtgttgtttttaaaccGTAAACACAAGCTCCAGAAGTATGAAGAGAACGTTCACACGACCTCACgccaccaccgctaagctaacggcgGCTAATGTTAGCGTGAAGACGTTTAGTCTCTAGACTGAATATCCGAGGAGACACGGATCcgcttctgtttctctcttcactTAAAATCAAACATGGTGCCACGTTGAGAACAAGATGTTTCCTCTCCGTCTTTCAGTCCCGCCGCAGATCTGTTGCTGTCAGACGAAGTGTCCGACACGACCAGCGACCTCGTGCTCGCCAAGGTGCTGCAGATGCAGTTCGACCGCGAGTTCGACGATCAGCTCCGTCGGGAGGAGAAAAGGTTCAACGGAGACAGCAAAGGTACAAACGCAGACGTCTGGATTATATTACAAGTTTAAAACCCATAAATACGTCACGTCctgtactttgtgttcagtGTCCATCTCCTTTGAGAACTACCGCATGGTGCATCCGTACGAAGACAGCGACAGCTCGGAGGACGAGGTGGACTGGCAGGACACGAGACACGACCCCTACAGAGCAGGTAACTACCTGCACGGGGCGGACACAATAGTAGAAACACCTGGCAGAATCCAAGTCATATGAAGTTTAATACTTATTATATTGTTGTACatatttgtaattgtatttcTGCTGCAGAACCTCTGAATGTTTATTATCAGGAACAACCTGCTGACATTAAAGCTGGTTCTGGTTCTGAAGCAGGAAGTGGTCtgacagatgttacagatgctCGTGCTGCATCTTTCATTCTGCGACTCATTTCAAGATGAATATTACAGTTTGTTAAAAAGCAACACGAGGCGAGAGAACAGCTGGAGCTTTAAACTCTCACGTCTTCACAGTGAACAGACAAAAACATCCGCGACACAAACGGGCCGAAGGTTTTCACTTCAGGGTGTTCCTCTTATTTTGTCCAGCTGCCTTTTTTTCAAGATTTAAAGGCTTTTTATTGTCGTCTGCACAAAAGCTACAAATCTCAAGTCCCAGACttccaacaacacaacacacagactgaagaagagaaatacatgcagataaaagaggAAGACGAATACATCTAGCGTCTTGTATTGTTGATATTGAAGTCTTTctcacgctgtgtgtgtgtgtgtgtgtgtgtgtgtgtgtgtgtgtgtgtgtgtgtgtgtgtgtgtgtgtgtgtgtgtgtgtgtgtgtgtgtgtgtgtgtgtgtgtgtggcagataAGCCCCAGACTACACCCAGGAAAGGCTTCACCGGCAAAGGCAAGAACATCACCACCAAACATGACGCGGAGACCTGCGGACGCAAGAACACCGCACGCATGGACAATGTAGGACACGCAGCGCTCAAATATATTACACGTGTTCATTGTTCCCAAAACGCCTGTTTGGTGGGAAGATGAAGGTCCACGGCACTCTTTATTCAAACAGCTGTGTTATAGGGAACACGTTAGAGTTCATTATTATAtgcatcctctcctcctgcagttTGCTCCAGAGGTCCATGTGGGGGACGGTTTGGGGATGGACCTGAAGTTGTCCAACCAGGTGTTTAACTCCCTGAAGCAGCACTGCTACAGCGAGCAGAGACGCAGCGCCAGGCTGCACGAGAAGAAGGAGCACTCCACTGCAGTGCGTACAAACACGCCGCTCTAATAACACTTCGTACAGGTCGTTGTTTCCACGTCACACTCAAACTCTCTCCTCAGGAACAAGCGGTGGACCCTCGCACTCGTCTGCTGATGTACAAAATGGTGAGCGCCGGCGTGCTGGAGAACATCAACGGCTGCATCAGCACCGGGAAAGAGTCGGTGGTCTTCCACGCTGACGGAGGGAGGTGGGTGGATGTCACGTCTcattacacacagacatattaAACTAAGGTGTCTCGCCCACACCGCTACCGACGAGGTGCAGAGCCATTcctctaaagtgtgtgtgtgtgtgtgtggtgtgtgtgtgtgtgtgtgtgtgtgtgtgtgtgtgtgtgtgtgtgtgtgtgtgtgtgtgtgtgtgtgtgtgtgtgtgtgtgtgtgtgtgtgtcacagcctgGAGGAGCAGCCTGTTCCAGGTGAAGTTGTGCTGAAGGTGTTCAAGACGACGCTCAACGAGTTCAAGAACAGAGACCGCTACATCAAAGACGACTATCGCTTCATCGATCGCTTCAGCAAACTGAACCCACGCAAAATCATCCGCCTGTGGGCCGAGAAGGAGATGCAACAACCTGACCAGGTAAACTTAACCCCACCGGGtaaacttttttatttctgtaagaTTTGCTCCcatacatttctttataaagtataaatgtaaCGTGTCAGGATGAAGAAGGCGGAGATTCCCTGTCCGGAGGTGGTGCTGCTGAAGAAGCACATCCTGGTGATGTCGTTCATCGGTAGAAACCACATTCCTGCTCCCAAACTCAAGGACGTCGTGTTGAGCTCCGAGGACATGAAGAACGCCTTCTACCAGGTGCTTCATGTACGTACAGCTTACTTTATTTACAGGAAGTACGACTGAAATGGAAACGCAAATGTATTTAGTGTAAttgattatttaattgttttattcagCACATGGAAGGaatctttatatattaaattaagtTACTCATTTCAACAACACTTTACATATTATATGCATCTTTACATGGTGGAACtaccatttaaatgtttcagggCTGCAAATAAAAcccataataatatattattatatattattatatataatatatataaatatatatattttatatatatatataatatactatatatataatatatatattttatatatagatatatatatatataataatatatatatattattatatattatatatctatattatctctatatatatatattctatctctctctctctttctctctctctctctctctcctctctcttctctcttctctatcttatctctctctctctctatctctatctcctctctctcttcttctctctctcttcttctctctctctcttgtcgtcatccctctccccttctctctctctctctcctcatctctcctcatctctcctcctctctcctttctctctcctctctctctcctctctctctcctttctttttcctcccgCCCCCCTGTTCCCCCGCCCTGCTGCCCCTTCTCCGCCCCTGCCCTCCCCCTGCGTGCATTCAGTGCGTCTCTTACAAACAGCTCAGagttaaggtgtgtgtgtgtgtgtgtgtgtgtgtgtgtgtgtgtgtgtgcagatgatgCAGCAGCTGTATCAGGAGTGTAATCTGGTCCATGCTGATCTCAGTGAATACAACATGCTGTGGCACGAAGGAAAGGTACGACCTCCTCTCTTTATTAAAGTCTTAACTTCAGTCGGATCTGAACtggtttttaaaatgatgtcatgATTCTCACAGTGAACGTTGTAACTGCAAATAATGCAGAGGTCTGCATTCCTTCAGTCGTCGCTGGATGTGCGTCACACTTCAGTTTATGTCCTTAAAGAACTCTAGGACTTGTTTTCCTTCACACGTCTGCCAGTGAGACAAATACAGAAGTTAAATGTAACGTTATTTCTTCTCAACGTCCTCCTCTTCATATTCCATCCTGAAGTCTTCTGTCTTCCCTCCCACCTTCCTTCACTCCGTCTTTGagttctttcttctcttttcctcccgCACTCTCATTTTAATGTCAATTCATTGCTTCTTCTGCTCGTTACTCCTTTTGTCTTCCTGCCTTCAGTCAAACCTAGTCGCCCACCACAGAGCTGcactgacgtgtgtgtgtgtgtgtgtgtgtgttgtaggtgTGGTTGATTGATGTCAGTCAGTCCATCGAGCCTCGCCATCCTCACGCCCTGGAGTTCCTCTTCAGAGACTGCAAGAACGTTTCCACGGTAAGTTTAATCTGAGGTGCAGCTGGTGAAGCTGCAGTCGTGTCGTCACACACTGAGCTTTAGTGCTCGTCCCACCACTGTCCTGTACAGAGCAGGAACACGTGTGAGCAGGAACACGTGTGAACAGGAACACGTGTGAGCAGGAACACGTGTGACAGAACACGTGTGAACAGGAACACGTGTGAACAGGAACACGTGTGAACAGTGACACGTGTGAGCAGGCCACGTGTTTCCACATTACAGGgacacatatttaaataactTGTCTCGTGTATGGAATGTGTTTTGGTTTGTCCAACGTGGAAACATTTAATCCAGAAGGAGCTTCTTGTTTATATCCTGCAGCTAAAGATCCTGATTCTGCAGAGaagtgatgtttgtgtgtttgtgtgtttgtgccgcAGTTCTTCCAGAAGAGAGGCGTGAGCGAGGCCATGAGTGTGTACGAGCTTTTCAACGCCGTGAGCGGACTGAACATCCCTGTTGGGGACGAGGACGAGGCCGAGTTCATTTCTGAggtctcacacactcacacacactcacacacactcacacacacactgacgtgAGGTGTGTGAAGGTATATTTGGGAATAAGAAGTCTTCATGTTGTTTCTCGTCGAGGAGCTCTGAAGATATGAACGTGTTGACGTGAGGTTGATGGCGCCAGATGAAAAGATTGATTTTGAACCTCTGTGCCCTCTGACAGATTATGGCGTTGGAGAAGAGGAACGAGGATCACGTGCAGCGGCGAGGAAAGAAGATCTTCTCCGTGGCCTCTGAAGACTGCGACCCTCCTTTAGAACCCGACGCTGATGACTAACGCCGCCCGCCTCGCTCTCTCTTCACGATCCCGCCGTGTTGAAAATGCTCTAAAAGAGGAGATGAATGGAggaggcccccccccccttctggaGGACTcggtgcccccccccccccccccttcaaccATGTCACCACCCACCAACTGCTTCCTTTGATCAGGCAGGACGGAGCGCCTCCTCCtggagcaggagggaggagTTTCACCGTGTTGGATGTTGAAGTCTGAGCGTCCTGAGAGGCACAAACGGGTTTTCTGGCGCTGAGGACGCGTCTCATTTCCTCCTGCGCTGATGGAtcggtgtgtgtttttgtaagaATCAAAGTTAAAAATACAACGAGACCTCTTCTGTCCGGCTGGATGACTCCTGGAGAGGTTTTAATGTGAAGCTTCAGGACATTATTTTAGTGTTGGAGATCCTCAACGTTCTGGAACTCGATGGTTCGGATTGTGGAGCTCAAAGCTCAGCGGTGATGTCTCTGTCCCCGGTGAGTGAAGATCACCACacaccttgttgtgagcagcttCATGCCGGGACTATTTcctttctaccgaactacagCCGCCAAAGCCCGTCTCAAAAACAAACGTCCCAGAAATAAAACGATGTTCTTGACACTGATGTAATGATCGTATGATGTCTTTTTAAAGGATCAATGAACTTTAAGAATATTCAGAAGAattgaaatgtcaaaaagatattaaaatatccttaataaataaaacttcacaaccaaaagaataaataaaatgttaaaacaaatgtgctAATGTCTGGCGGCTGTAGTTTGGATAGGAAGCCTCGttcagtgtttgtctgtctcaTTTAGTGGGTGAAACCTGGAGGGAGTCAAAGGTCACACCGTTTGGGGAGTGGtgaagctaaatgctaaatgtttttgCAACTATTGAGATTAAAGCGCAAAAGAAAAGATGTTTGcagtgatgaagatgaaactATTAGCTCTTAGGTTGTGTAACTTTAAATCAGAAAGTCTGGTGTTTGTGAAGAATGCAGACTCGTCACATGATGTGGCGCTCGCTGTGACACGCAGACCAGTGGTGACATTAAAAGGTGAAGATAAACTCTGTCGtcttattattaaattattatcagTATCTTTGCACAAAGTTACTTAAACTGTATAATCTGAGGTTCTCTGTTAAGCACGTGATTGTCAGTCAGTCACATGACTCCCATCAGCAAAAACAAAGACTTCCGTCCTAactccttcagaataaaagaatGAACTCTCCAAATATATCGTGTACTTTTTGTACACGTGAAAATAAATGGCAAAGAATCGACTGAAAGTGCTACAGTTTAAAGTCCAAAATAGGAATTATAAATCCATTTGTTGCACATAACAAAAATAATGGTGGGATTTCAAAACCATTATGTAGtaaagagtaaaaacaaaagtattttagttgtttgtttagaacaaatacattttgaaatgattaaaatCTGAAACGagattaaatcaattaatacaGTTCtaaattataaacatatttatatacgtgtgtgtatctgtatggaAAAAATAGCTCAAATAGTTTGAGTATAATTCAATaagtgaaaaatacaaatgtaagtaCTACAAGAACAATATATTCTCCGCTTTTATTCCGAAAATCCAAAccggaaacaggaagtgtgatgGCCGCCGGTTGAAGTGAGCTCTTCCTGTTGTGCTGCTGAGGCTCAGGACTCTAAACTGGggataaaacaatattaaatataataagataataCCAACAACGTGTGAGGATGAGTGAGGAACATTACCTGGAGCTCTGTGAGAACCCGGTGCAGTTTGAACACGCCTCCAGCGTCAACAACGTCTTCTTCGACGAGGCTAACAAGCAGGTGAGCTAAGCTAGTTAGCATCGAGGTGGCTAACCAACTGATAgtttaaagaacatttaaatattatcaGGACGTCAGCACTTTTAATGACTTTTAGTTTCAGTAAACTCTCTGTACAGTTTGTTGaggacacatttctttattttaaataaacgtTACGTAATTTGGTAGCTCTgttaaacacacagtgatgacaGAAGAGACTTTACTGACGTGCTGAGGACACACCGGAAGTGCTGCATTGAACATGTTAGTGAAGTAAAAGTGTCAAAATAAACGTTGTGAAGAATGGCTTCTTTCAAGGTGttgttatataataaaatgtaatatatgtaagaGCATTTTAATGCTGTAGTTCATCAATCTGGAGCCAATTCCACGTGTGTGCTACTGGATAGATGAGTAGTATATaactgaaacagaaagtaacTTATAAGCgtcaaaacaaatgttgtggagtagaaagtacaatatttaaaatgtggagTAGAAATATATAAACTACCTTAAAGTTGTACCCAAgaacagtatttgagtaaatgtaccaGCAGTGCAAAATACTGCATCTAGAATTGACAAAATGAGCATTTACACTTTACAGTGTTTGATCACAAAGTCAACGAGCACTTTGAATAaggaacacaaacatatttaaaaactgttttctgAGCATCTTACCTTTAATGATGCATGAATGGGACAATATTTAAAAGATGTAGCCCCGACAGTGAACCAAAGtcagattttatttatatatcttgtgtttatttacttcCTGTTTGGCTGCAGGTGTTTGCGGTGCGTTCAGGTGGAGCCACAGGGGTGGTGGTCAAAGGCCCAGACGACAAGAGCAGTGTTGCCTTCAGGTACATCAGCCTGTGTAGGAATATCTGAAGGGATTTGTTGCAGCTGAGTcacatttcaacatgtttattcACTTGGTTTGCTTATGAAATGTAATAAGTCATTTTATTCATTGATCCTgtaccgggggggggggggtttcctaCACAGAATGGACGATAAAGGAGAAGTAAAGTGTATCAAGTTCTCTATTGGAAATAAGATTTTGGCCGTTCAGAGGACTTCAAAATCTGTGGTGAGTTTGGCAGAACATCACACTCGCACTGCTGTTTagagctttaataataataataattataataataataataataagatataaaaAGATCTGTTATCCATGATGAAGCTCAGAACCTGTGCAGCTTTAATCTTGTTATATTTAATCTGCAGGATTTCATCAACTTTATCCCCGACTATCCACACATGGAGTTCACTCAGGAATGCAAGGTGAGCTACTTTAtatgttgtctttttattttattttgaaagatgaGATGGAATCAGGAGCAGCTCTTCTTGTGAGTTGTGTAAATGAAGTTCACGTTGTTTGTCCTGCAGACGAAGAACGCGAGTGTTTTGGGTTTCTGTTGGACGAACTGGAACGAGATCGTCTTCATCACCGACCAGGGAATAGAGTTTTACCAGGTAACCTTTAACTCCTCTGTGAATGTTCGACTGTTCTGAAGTACAGATggtgagagctgtgtgtgtcccGTCAGGTGTTTCCAGACAAACGCAGcctgaagctgctgaagagTCAGAGCATCAACGTGAACTGGTACCAGTACTGTCCAGAGACGGCCGTCATCCTGCTGTCCACCACCGTGCAGGGAAACATCCTGCAGCCCTTCGCCTTCAGGGTGAGCAAGACATCACGTACACCTTGGTGTTTGTCGTGTGTGTTGTTCTAACTTTGGTCGGGAACTAGTTTCTCTGATTATTCCGACGCCACATGAATGCACCTTTAGTTTTTACTGAGTTGTAATTaatcagtttgttgtttgttacaGAACGGGACGATGTCCAAGATGTCCAAGTTTGAGATCGAGCTGCCCG
Protein-coding regions in this window:
- the LOC115004829 gene encoding LOW QUALITY PROTEIN: serine/threonine-protein kinase RIO3-like (The sequence of the model RefSeq protein was modified relative to this genomic sequence to represent the inferred CDS: deleted 1 base in 1 codon); protein product: MDQIAVETRKSPWGSVAPAPPACSLTEVMSEQLANQLEEEGHALTTLADPAADLLLSDEVSDTTSDLVLAKVLQMQFDREFDDQLRREEKRFNGDSKVSISFENYRMVHPYEDSDSSEDEVDWQDTRHDPYRADKPQTTPRKGFTGKGKNITTKHDAETCGRKNTARMDNFAPEVHVGDGLGMDLKLSNQVFNSLKQHCYSEQRRSARLHEKKEHSTAEQAVDPRTRLLMYKMVSAGVLENINGCISTGKESVVFHADGGSLEEQPVPGEVVLKVFKTTLNEFKNRDRYIKDDYRFIDRFSKLNPRKIIRLWAEKEMNNLTRMKKAEIPCPEVVLLKKHILVMSFIGRNHIPAPKLKDVVLSSEDMKNAFYQVLHMMQQLYQECNLVHADLSEYNMLWHEGKVWLIDVSQSIEPRHPHALEFLFRDCKNVSTFFQKRGVSEAMSVYELFNAVSGLNIPVGDEDEAEFISEIMALEKRNEDHVQRRGKKIFSVASEDCDPPLEPDADD